The following are encoded in a window of Sorex araneus isolate mSorAra2 chromosome 11, mSorAra2.pri, whole genome shotgun sequence genomic DNA:
- the NPY4R2 gene encoding neuropeptide Y receptor type 4-2, whose product MNISHMPALVLPESPQGQNSSNSKGIMNDLYDHCQDSVDFMVFIVTFYSIETIVGVLGNLCLICVTYRQKEKSNVTNLLIANLAFSDFLMCLICQPLTAVYTIMDYWIFGEALCKMSAFIQCMSVTVSILSLVLVALERHQLIINPTGWKPNISQAYLGIVVIWLIAFFLSLPFLANSVLEDVFHLNHSMALEFLKDKVVCTESWPVDYHRIIYTTFLLLFQYCAPLTFILVCYVRIYLRLRKQRQVFNKGTYNSRSWQMKRVNMILMVMVAAFAVLWLPLHVFNSLEDWYHEAIPICHGNLIFLVCHLLAMASTCVNPFIYGFLNTNFKKELKALVLTCQKSTPVEESEHLPLSTVHTEVSRGSLRLSGRSNPL is encoded by the coding sequence ATGAACATCTCTCACATGCCGGCCCTGGTGTTGCCAGAATCCCCGCAAGGTCAAAACAGTAGCAACTCAAAGGGAATCATGAATGACTTATATGACCACTGCCAGGATTCTGTAGATTTCATGGTCTTCATTGTCACCTTTTACAGCATTGAGACCATCGTGGGGGTCCTGGGTAACCTCTGCCTGATATGTGTGACCTATAGGCAGAAGGAAAAGTCCAATGTAACCAACCTGCTCATTGCCAACTTGGCCTTCTCAGACTTTCTCATGTGTCTCATCTGTCAACCCCTCACTGCCGTCTACACCATCATGGACTACTGGATCTTTGGTGAGGCCCTTTGCAAGATGTCAGCCTTTATCCAATGTATGTCAGTGACAGTGTCTATACTCTCTCTTGTCCTTGTGGCTTTGGAGAGGCATCAGCTCATCATTAACCCAACAGGCTGGAAGCCCAATATCTCTCAGGCTTATCTGGGCATTGTAGTCATCTGGCTCATTGCCTTCTTCCTGTCCTTGCCCTTTCTTGCCAATAGTGTCTTAGAGGATGTCTTTCACTTGAACCACTCCATGGCTTTGGAGTTTCTGAAAGATAAGGTGGTCTGTACTGAGTCTTGGCCAGTGGATTACCACCGCATCATCTACACTACCTTCCTGCTTCTCTTTCAGTATTGTGCCCCCCTGACCTTCATCCTGGTCTGCTATGTCCGCATCTACCTGCGCCTGCGGAAGCAGAGGCAGGTGTTCAACAAGGGCACCTATAACTCACGCTCTTGGCAGATGAAGCGAGTCAACATGATCCTGATGGTAATGGTGGCTGCTTTTGCTGTGCTCTGGCTTCCCCTGCACGTGTTCAACAGCCTAGAGGACTGGTATCATGAAGCCATTCCAATCTGCCATGGCAACCTCATCTTCCTGGTGTGCCACCTGCTTGCCATGGCCTCTACCTGTGTCAACCCTTTCATCTATGGCTTTCTCAACACCAACTTCAAGAAGGAGCTCAAAGCTCTCGTGCTGACTTGCCAGAAGAGCACCCCTGTGGAGGAGTCTGAGCATCTTCCCCTGTCCACAGTGCACACAGAGGTCTCCAGAGGATCCCTGAGGCTCAGTGGCAGGTCCAATCCCCTTTAG